A stretch of the Flavobacterium sp. 5 genome encodes the following:
- a CDS encoding GNAT family N-acetyltransferase translates to MNIKLETKRLILREVLSTDIDKLFELDSNPNVQKYVGNIPVKDKTEVEKLIQNLQQQYVENGIARWAVIEKETGELIGWSGIKLIKEPMNNHNNFYELGYRFIERYWGKGFATETTIPLVEYAFENLKAENIYAICDVENIGSKNVLEKTGLKLIETFNHQDKEHNWFKMTQSEWKNKKPNS, encoded by the coding sequence ATGAACATAAAACTAGAAACAAAACGATTAATCTTAAGAGAAGTTTTATCAACCGATATTGATAAACTTTTTGAATTAGATAGTAATCCAAATGTTCAAAAATATGTTGGAAATATACCAGTAAAAGACAAAACAGAAGTTGAAAAACTAATTCAAAATCTTCAACAACAATATGTTGAAAACGGAATTGCTCGTTGGGCAGTTATTGAAAAAGAAACGGGTGAATTAATTGGTTGGTCTGGAATAAAACTAATAAAAGAACCGATGAATAATCACAACAATTTTTATGAATTGGGTTATCGGTTTATAGAAAGATATTGGGGAAAAGGATTTGCAACAGAAACCACAATTCCGTTAGTTGAATACGCATTTGAAAATCTAAAAGCTGAAAATATTTATGCAATTTGCGATGTAGAAAATATAGGTTCTAAAAATGTTTTGGAAAAAACTGGCTTAAAATTAATCGAAACATTTAATCACCAAGACAAAGAACACAATTGGTTTAAAATGACACAATCAGAATGGAAAAATAAAAAGCCGAACAGCTAA
- a CDS encoding quinone-dependent dihydroorotate dehydrogenase has protein sequence MYKIFIRPILFCFDPEKVHYFTFSLIRIVSKIPGFPSLFRFLYQVNDKRLETEVFGLKFKNPVGLAAGFDKDATLYSELSNFGFGSIEIGTLTPKGQPGNEKRRLFRLKEDSAIINRMGFNNGGVLEAVERLKKNNGVLIGGNIGKNKVTLNEDATQDYEICFEALFDHVDYFVVNVSSPNTPNLRALQEKEPLTQLLQTLQNKNLAKPKQKPILLKIAPDLTDEQLLDIIDIVKETKIAGVIATNTTISRGGLRSCDQTETGGLSGKPLTSRSTEVIRFLSEKSNKAFPIIGVGGIHSAQDAIEKLEAGASLLQLYTGFIYEGPALVKEINKAILSKK, from the coding sequence ATGTACAAGATTTTTATACGTCCTATTCTTTTTTGTTTTGATCCGGAAAAAGTCCATTATTTTACTTTTTCATTAATTAGGATAGTTTCAAAAATTCCAGGATTTCCATCTCTTTTTAGATTTTTATACCAAGTAAATGACAAAAGATTAGAAACTGAAGTTTTTGGATTAAAGTTTAAAAATCCAGTAGGTTTGGCAGCTGGTTTCGATAAAGATGCTACTTTGTATAGTGAACTTTCTAACTTTGGTTTTGGTTCTATAGAAATTGGCACACTAACTCCAAAAGGACAACCTGGTAATGAAAAAAGACGTTTATTTCGTTTAAAAGAAGATTCGGCGATCATAAATAGAATGGGGTTTAATAACGGAGGAGTTCTTGAAGCGGTTGAGCGTTTAAAGAAAAATAACGGAGTTTTAATTGGTGGTAACATCGGTAAAAATAAAGTAACTCTAAACGAAGATGCTACTCAGGACTATGAAATTTGCTTTGAGGCTTTGTTTGATCACGTAGATTATTTTGTTGTTAATGTGAGTTCTCCAAATACTCCTAATCTTAGAGCATTGCAAGAGAAAGAGCCGCTTACTCAATTGTTGCAAACTTTGCAAAATAAGAACCTGGCTAAGCCAAAACAAAAACCAATATTACTTAAAATTGCTCCAGATCTTACTGATGAGCAATTGCTGGACATTATCGATATTGTAAAAGAAACAAAAATTGCGGGTGTAATCGCAACCAATACAACCATTTCTCGTGGAGGATTGCGTTCTTGTGATCAAACAGAAACAGGAGGTTTGTCCGGTAAACCTCTAACATCAAGATCTACGGAAGTGATTCGTTTTCTTTCTGAAAAAAGTAATAAAGCATTTCCAATTATTGGAGTAGGAGGAATACATTCTGCCCAGGATGCTATAGAAAAATTAGAAGCAGGTGCTAGCTTACTTCAATTATATACAGGTTTTATCTATGAAGGACCTGCATTAGTTAAGGAAATAAATAAAGCAATTTTATCAAAAAAATAA
- a CDS encoding polysaccharide deacetylase family protein yields MKTKKYVLLIFSIILFSCCESDELPNKQSNLQSGVVITFDDDFVDEWFEVNTVLQPYDWKATFFVTRFNQLSADKIQKLKDLKSYGHEIGGHGLNHLNALTFISTNETSEYLNQEIFPMQTLMDSNDLSTTSFAYPYGARNSTTDNLLLNEFQIIRGTTYGNSNPSSQNCFYNYNQLVFGLGIDKNYSHFSIPYFLSLLEYAKNNNKIVIFYAHKPVTTFQNDYETEYQTLIEICNYVKSNNMKFYKISELYHLQNSI; encoded by the coding sequence TTGAAAACAAAAAAATACGTTTTATTAATTTTTAGCATAATATTATTTTCTTGTTGCGAAAGTGATGAATTACCAAATAAGCAATCAAATTTACAATCTGGCGTAGTAATTACATTTGATGATGATTTTGTAGATGAATGGTTTGAAGTTAATACTGTTTTACAACCTTACGATTGGAAAGCAACATTTTTTGTAACTCGATTTAATCAATTGTCAGCAGATAAAATTCAAAAACTGAAAGATTTAAAAAGTTATGGTCACGAGATTGGCGGACACGGATTAAATCATTTGAATGCGCTAACATTTATTTCAACAAATGAAACTAGTGAATATCTAAATCAAGAAATATTTCCAATGCAAACTTTAATGGATAGCAATGATTTATCAACTACTTCATTTGCATATCCATATGGTGCAAGAAATTCTACAACAGACAATTTACTGTTAAATGAGTTTCAAATAATCAGAGGAACAACATATGGTAATTCTAATCCATCTTCGCAAAATTGTTTTTATAACTATAATCAACTCGTATTTGGCCTGGGAATAGATAAAAATTATTCGCATTTTAGTATTCCATATTTTTTATCACTTTTAGAATATGCAAAAAACAATAATAAAATTGTTATATTTTATGCTCACAAACCAGTTACTACTTTTCAAAATGATTATGAAACGGAATATCAAACTCTAATTGAAATTTGCAATTATGTAAAAAGTAACAATATGAAATTTTATAAAATATCGGAACTATATCATCTACAAAATAGCATTTAA
- a CDS encoding DUF5723 family protein — translation MRKISVLLSLIFSFYCFSQNKEILYNFTPQPQSLLTNPGADVKYKWFVGVPLLSGISANVGSTGFDAYSLFANNGVDFTTKVKNAVAATNSKDYVTANQQLEIFTAGFRVGGPESKFYVSFGMYQELDSFIYIPTDLAILALYGNKDYMGKSFDLGDLSVKAELLSVFHVGFNKQMNEKLILGARGKIYSSIFNGTSTHNSGYFVTTQGENLIYDQSIYSNLELNTSGVSKYLNENYDGDIAGDMREDVTKRAFLGGNLGLGLDLGLTYYPKRNIQLTASLVDIGFVSHSKDVESFTFKGTYNFKGVITDFNSAGTVGDAYDDFKKAIPFDTLYHKYTTWRPLKFYSSFQYSFEEERQTECNCATDEDSWYRSAVGGQLFIMSTPKEPMLALTGYYRRRILRGLQMKATYTIDSYSASNIGLGLTTKIGIVNFYALADNLLEYRDVSKANALIFQIGFNIISGGSNK, via the coding sequence ATGAGAAAAATATCCGTACTTCTAAGTCTTATTTTCTCTTTTTATTGTTTTTCTCAGAACAAAGAGATTTTATATAATTTCACGCCTCAACCACAAAGTTTATTGACTAATCCTGGTGCAGATGTAAAATACAAATGGTTTGTTGGAGTGCCTTTGTTGTCTGGTATTTCTGCGAATGTGGGTTCTACAGGATTTGATGCTTATAGTTTATTTGCAAATAATGGCGTTGATTTTACAACCAAAGTTAAGAATGCTGTAGCTGCTACTAACAGTAAAGATTATGTTACAGCAAATCAGCAACTCGAAATATTTACTGCGGGATTTCGTGTTGGAGGACCAGAAAGTAAATTCTATGTGTCTTTTGGAATGTACCAAGAATTGGATTCGTTTATTTACATACCAACAGATTTGGCGATATTGGCTTTGTATGGGAACAAAGATTATATGGGAAAGTCCTTTGATTTGGGTGATTTGAGTGTAAAAGCCGAGTTACTTTCTGTTTTTCATGTTGGTTTTAATAAACAAATGAATGAGAAGCTTATTCTTGGAGCACGTGGAAAAATTTATTCGAGTATTTTTAATGGAACATCTACCCATAACTCTGGTTATTTTGTAACTACTCAAGGAGAGAATTTAATTTATGACCAATCAATATATTCCAATTTGGAACTTAATACATCTGGAGTTTCGAAGTATCTCAATGAAAATTATGATGGTGATATTGCGGGCGACATGAGAGAAGATGTAACTAAAAGAGCTTTTCTAGGTGGGAATTTAGGATTAGGTTTAGACTTAGGACTTACTTATTATCCCAAACGGAATATACAACTAACAGCTAGTTTAGTAGATATAGGTTTTGTAAGTCACTCCAAAGACGTGGAAAGTTTTACTTTTAAAGGAACTTATAATTTCAAAGGAGTAATTACCGATTTTAATTCCGCAGGTACTGTAGGTGATGCCTACGATGATTTTAAAAAAGCAATTCCTTTTGATACTTTGTATCATAAATATACAACATGGCGTCCTTTGAAATTTTATTCTTCTTTTCAATATTCATTTGAAGAAGAAAGACAAACAGAATGTAATTGTGCAACAGATGAAGATTCTTGGTATCGAAGTGCAGTTGGTGGGCAGCTTTTTATAATGAGTACTCCTAAAGAGCCTATGTTGGCCTTAACAGGCTATTATAGAAGAAGAATTCTTCGAGGATTACAAATGAAAGCTACTTATACTATCGATTCTTATTCTGCCTCGAATATTGGTTTGGGGTTGACAACCAAAATTGGTATAGTTAATTTTTATGCATTAGCCGATAATCTTTTGGAATATAGAGATGTTTCGAAGGCGAATGCTCTTATATTTCAAATAGGATTTAATATTATTTCAGGCGGAAGTAATAAATAA
- a CDS encoding tetratricopeptide repeat protein, translated as MKLFKTIFFALCLSTSLALTVKTYGQTKVNTNFTAGVAALDANNMPLAYKKFLAAAKEGHLDSQFNVALMYEKGMGVGKNEKEALIWYNKASEQGNVNAQFNLGVFYENGKGTPIDYAKANKWYRRAALQKDGLAIGNLGMLYIRGQGVKMNKVAGMSLLLLSIKIDQTPENNAKNNITATRDLTVNMIKEAQSLSDKMSNSKNILLPLDQYLKK; from the coding sequence ATGAAACTTTTCAAAACTATTTTTTTTGCACTATGTTTATCTACCTCTTTGGCATTAACCGTAAAAACTTATGGACAAACTAAAGTAAATACAAATTTTACTGCCGGTGTTGCAGCACTTGACGCTAATAATATGCCACTTGCTTACAAAAAATTTCTAGCAGCAGCTAAAGAAGGACATCTAGATTCTCAATTCAATGTAGCTTTGATGTATGAAAAAGGAATGGGTGTTGGCAAAAATGAAAAGGAAGCCCTTATTTGGTACAATAAAGCTTCTGAACAAGGAAATGTAAATGCTCAATTCAATTTAGGGGTGTTTTATGAAAATGGTAAAGGCACACCGATTGATTATGCAAAAGCTAATAAATGGTACCGCAGGGCAGCCTTGCAAAAAGACGGACTAGCTATTGGAAATTTAGGAATGTTATATATACGGGGACAAGGTGTAAAAATGAACAAGGTTGCTGGAATGTCGCTACTTCTACTATCTATTAAAATTGATCAAACTCCTGAAAATAATGCTAAAAATAATATTACTGCAACACGTGATTTAACCGTAAATATGATTAAAGAAGCACAATCACTTTCTGATAAAATGAGTAATTCAAAAAATATATTATTACCACTAGATCAATATTTGAAAAAATAA
- a CDS encoding hydroxymethylglutaryl-CoA lyase, whose amino-acid sequence MEAIKIIECPRDAMQGIKTFIPTERKAAYIQALLRVGFDTIDFGSFVSAKAIPQMQDTAEVLEQLDLSKTKSKLLAIIANVQGATLASEHAAIQYLGFPFSISENFQMRNTHKTIAESLVTLDEILNIADKTNKEAIAYLSMGFGNPYGDPWNVEIVAEWTEKLAGMGVKILSLSDTVGSSTPDVIEYLFSHLIPQYPQIEFGAHLHTTPDKWLEKIDAAYKGGCRRYDGAIQGFGGCPMATDKLTGNMPTEKLLSYFTVKKENTNCSPMSFESVYNEASKLFGEFH is encoded by the coding sequence ATGGAGGCTATAAAAATAATCGAATGTCCGCGGGATGCTATGCAAGGCATAAAAACCTTTATTCCTACCGAAAGAAAGGCTGCTTACATACAAGCTTTGCTTAGAGTTGGTTTTGACACAATTGATTTTGGTAGTTTTGTTTCGGCAAAAGCCATCCCTCAAATGCAAGATACTGCCGAAGTGTTAGAACAACTTGATTTATCCAAAACAAAAAGTAAATTATTAGCTATTATAGCCAATGTTCAAGGAGCAACTTTGGCTTCTGAACATGCAGCTATTCAATATTTAGGTTTTCCTTTTTCGATTTCAGAAAATTTTCAAATGCGTAATACGCATAAAACGATTGCCGAATCTTTGGTAACGTTAGATGAAATTTTAAATATTGCAGACAAAACCAATAAAGAAGCTATAGCCTATCTTTCTATGGGATTTGGAAATCCTTATGGAGACCCGTGGAATGTTGAAATTGTTGCTGAATGGACCGAAAAGTTGGCTGGAATGGGAGTGAAAATTTTATCTCTTTCTGATACAGTCGGAAGTTCTACTCCTGATGTGATTGAGTATTTATTCTCTCATTTAATTCCACAATATCCTCAAATTGAGTTTGGTGCACATCTTCATACAACTCCCGATAAGTGGCTAGAAAAAATTGACGCAGCTTATAAGGGTGGTTGTCGTCGTTATGATGGTGCAATTCAAGGATTTGGAGGTTGTCCTATGGCTACAGATAAGCTAACGGGTAATATGCCTACAGAGAAATTACTTTCTTATTTTACGGTTAAAAAAGAAAATACCAATTGCAGTCCAATGAGTTTTGAAAGTGTTTACAATGAAGCTTCAAAATTATTTGGTGAATTTCATTAA
- a CDS encoding TlpA disulfide reductase family protein → MTLNYLKIFFNLLIIISFASCNKLKPNTFVLNGTIKGDYSGFIYLNYNSHEDSCLVSNNKFRFEGTIFSTTGASLSTKRRTSAMEKDFYLEKSEITINIEVQQKKIGETQLDWIIINSSKGSKIADLQNEFESYKTKFKDNKDWEFKKYLKINEIITKNPKSKYSASLLAEESWNSKSDISKLQKMYKKLDLEFQDSSTINVLKSNLFPEEISLVGKPIIDFELPNENGKQLQTKKYRGKILFIDFWASWCAPCRKQMPEIKRIYSQFKKYDFKILAISLDSEKDKQKWQNAIIKENSTWDNVIETGQFDGKVTQMYNIQSIPSNFLIDEKGTIIDQNISPEQLEEHLHKYFKTVK, encoded by the coding sequence ATGACTTTAAATTATTTGAAAATATTTTTCAATTTACTCATAATCATATCTTTTGCTAGTTGTAACAAATTAAAACCAAATACATTTGTTTTAAATGGAACTATAAAGGGAGACTATTCAGGATTTATTTATCTCAATTATAATTCTCATGAAGACAGTTGTTTAGTTTCAAACAATAAATTCCGTTTTGAAGGCACAATATTTTCAACTACAGGAGCAAGTTTGAGTACAAAAAGACGAACATCTGCAATGGAGAAAGATTTCTATCTTGAAAAATCCGAAATAACAATTAACATTGAAGTCCAACAAAAAAAAATAGGAGAAACACAACTAGACTGGATTATTATTAATTCAAGTAAAGGGAGTAAAATAGCTGATTTGCAAAACGAATTTGAAAGTTATAAAACTAAGTTTAAAGACAATAAAGATTGGGAATTTAAAAAGTATTTGAAGATTAATGAAATTATAACTAAAAATCCAAAAAGTAAGTACAGTGCAAGTTTGCTTGCAGAAGAATCTTGGAATTCGAAGTCTGACATTTCGAAATTACAGAAAATGTATAAAAAATTAGATTTAGAGTTCCAAGATTCTTCAACTATTAATGTTTTAAAAAGTAATTTATTTCCAGAAGAGATTTCATTGGTTGGAAAACCTATTATTGACTTTGAACTCCCAAATGAAAATGGGAAACAATTACAAACCAAAAAATACAGAGGCAAAATATTATTTATAGATTTTTGGGCTTCTTGGTGTGCTCCTTGTAGAAAACAAATGCCAGAAATTAAGAGAATTTATAGCCAATTTAAGAAGTATGATTTTAAAATACTTGCTATTTCATTGGATTCAGAAAAAGATAAACAAAAATGGCAGAATGCAATTATTAAAGAAAATTCAACATGGGATAACGTAATTGAAACTGGACAATTTGATGGTAAAGTTACCCAAATGTATAATATACAATCTATTCCATCAAATTTTTTAATTGATGAGAAAGGTACAATTATAGATCAAAATATTTCTCCTGAACAACTAGAAGAACATTTACATAAATATTTTAAAACAGTAAAATAA
- a CDS encoding CotH kinase family protein, whose product MMLKLRTLNFVLLFKFFFVILLFSSTAIHSQTFTDSNLPIVVISTDLDPNTNQPLEIPDDPKILASMKIIKRPDGSRNFLTDVSTAEYLNYNGRIGIEIRGSSSQSLPKKPYGLTTLKADNKSNNNVSLLGMPSENDWVLNSFAFDPSFMRDLISYNLARQIGDYASRAVYCEVVLNGEYIGLYALQEKLKANSDRINILKIGSSDISSPNVTGGYITKADKTTGGDPVAWNMASYSGSTDFIHELPKPTAVTQEQNTYIQNEFLKLASNSGNSDLITGYPSVIDVPSFVDFMLLNELASNVDGYQFSTYFHKDRNGKLRAGPIWDFNLTYGNDLFQWGLDRSKTDVWQFSNGDNEGPKFWTDLFANSNFKCYLSKRWNELTQTGKPFNYSSLVQNIDDSANYITEAKNRDNIKWGALRDFTTEVAGIKTYLTTRISWMTTKLGSFSSCSSVQTPSLVINKINYNPATSVGFSVSDDLEFIEIVNTGTTTVDLTGVYLKELGITYQFPASSTVLAGASIFLASNPTTFQSKYGIAASGQFTRNLSNSSQKIVLADGFGNTIDSVEYLDASPWVTEADGNGSYLQLISTDLDNSLASNWIAKNDDTLSAPSYLASAAISVYPNPVTNVLTVHASEPIIGIKIYSVLGVLLNDIKQKSETIQADLSKYANGIYFITIYDENGSVTQKIIKQ is encoded by the coding sequence ATGATGCTAAAACTACGTACTTTAAATTTTGTTCTCCTGTTTAAATTCTTTTTTGTAATACTGTTGTTTTCCTCTACGGCAATTCATTCGCAAACATTTACCGATAGTAATTTACCTATTGTTGTTATTAGCACAGATTTGGATCCTAATACGAATCAGCCATTAGAAATACCAGATGATCCAAAAATTTTGGCTAGTATGAAAATTATTAAAAGACCAGATGGGAGCAGAAATTTTCTTACGGATGTTAGTACTGCTGAGTATTTGAATTATAATGGAAGAATTGGTATTGAAATTAGAGGTTCTTCTTCGCAATCGCTACCAAAGAAACCGTATGGTTTAACAACTTTAAAAGCAGATAATAAGAGTAATAATAATGTTAGTTTATTAGGAATGCCATCAGAAAATGATTGGGTGTTAAATTCTTTTGCATTTGATCCTTCTTTTATGAGAGATTTAATTTCGTATAATTTAGCAAGACAAATTGGTGATTATGCTTCCAGGGCTGTTTATTGTGAAGTGGTTCTAAACGGAGAGTACATAGGTTTGTATGCTCTTCAGGAAAAACTAAAAGCAAATTCAGATCGTATTAATATACTTAAAATTGGTTCTTCGGATATTAGCTCGCCAAATGTTACTGGAGGGTATATAACAAAAGCAGATAAAACAACTGGTGGAGATCCTGTTGCTTGGAATATGGCTTCCTACAGTGGGAGTACAGATTTTATTCATGAATTGCCAAAACCAACCGCGGTAACACAGGAACAAAATACATATATACAGAATGAGTTTTTAAAATTAGCATCAAATTCTGGCAATTCGGATTTAATAACGGGTTACCCATCCGTTATAGATGTGCCTTCTTTTGTAGATTTTATGTTGCTTAACGAATTGGCTTCAAATGTAGATGGCTATCAATTTAGCACTTATTTCCATAAAGATAGAAATGGTAAATTGCGAGCAGGACCTATTTGGGATTTTAATTTAACGTATGGTAATGATTTATTTCAGTGGGGTCTTGATCGAAGCAAAACAGATGTTTGGCAATTTTCTAATGGAGATAACGAAGGACCTAAGTTTTGGACTGATTTATTTGCCAATTCTAATTTCAAATGTTATTTATCTAAACGTTGGAATGAGCTAACACAAACAGGTAAACCATTTAATTATTCTAGTTTAGTGCAAAATATTGATGACTCGGCAAATTATATCACCGAAGCTAAAAATCGTGATAATATAAAATGGGGAGCTTTAAGAGATTTTACAACCGAAGTTGCAGGCATTAAAACCTACTTGACTACCAGAATATCTTGGATGACGACTAAGTTAGGATCGTTTTCATCTTGTAGTTCTGTTCAAACTCCTTCTTTAGTAATTAATAAAATAAATTACAATCCTGCTACTTCAGTTGGGTTTTCGGTTAGTGATGATTTAGAGTTTATAGAAATTGTAAATACAGGTACTACAACCGTAGATCTAACAGGGGTTTATTTAAAAGAATTAGGAATTACGTATCAGTTTCCAGCAAGTTCAACTGTTTTAGCAGGAGCTAGTATTTTCTTGGCAAGTAATCCAACTACTTTTCAAAGTAAATATGGAATTGCAGCATCTGGACAATTCACACGAAATTTATCAAACTCTTCTCAGAAAATTGTTTTAGCTGATGGATTTGGAAATACAATTGATAGTGTCGAATATTTGGACGCATCACCTTGGGTAACCGAAGCAGATGGTAACGGAAGTTATTTGCAATTAATAAGTACAGATTTAGACAATAGTTTAGCATCAAATTGGATTGCCAAAAATGATGATACTCTTTCTGCTCCGTCTTATTTAGCTTCAGCTGCTATTTCAGTATATCCTAATCCAGTTACGAATGTTTTGACAGTTCATGCCAGTGAACCAATAATCGGAATTAAAATTTATTCTGTTTTAGGTGTTTTATTGAATGATATTAAGCAAAAATCAGAGACAATTCAAGCCGATTTAAGTAAATATGCTAACGGAATTTATTTTATTACTATTTATGATGAAAATGGTTCGGTTACTCAAAAAATAATAAAGCAATAA
- a CDS encoding GNAT family N-acetyltransferase, whose product MNLDFTKNYILENDYVLLRPLELSDKEMLIKYAINEPEIWKFNFNGGNGKDNFENYFDTAIKNFADKKEYPFIVFDKRMNEYAGMTRFYAISNEFNRLDIGYTWYGKKFQGTGLNKHCKYLLLELAFDKLQFIRIGFGANSKNERSINAMKSIGCKVEGVLRNFSKDAEGKIIDTTILSIVKSEWIENVKNDLKKQTEKFANH is encoded by the coding sequence ATGAATTTAGATTTTACAAAAAATTATATTTTGGAGAATGATTATGTTTTATTAAGACCATTAGAACTCTCTGACAAAGAAATGCTAATAAAATATGCTATTAATGAACCTGAAATTTGGAAATTTAACTTTAATGGAGGTAACGGAAAGGATAATTTTGAAAACTATTTTGACACTGCAATTAAGAATTTTGCTGATAAAAAAGAATATCCATTTATTGTTTTTGACAAAAGAATGAATGAATATGCAGGTATGACAAGATTTTATGCAATTTCTAACGAATTTAATCGACTTGACATTGGTTATACTTGGTATGGTAAAAAATTCCAAGGAACAGGGTTAAATAAACATTGTAAATATCTTTTGCTTGAACTTGCTTTTGACAAACTTCAATTTATAAGAATTGGATTTGGTGCAAATAGTAAAAATGAAAGAAGTATTAATGCTATGAAAAGCATTGGCTGTAAAGTAGAAGGAGTTTTAAGAAATTTTAGTAAAGACGCAGAAGGAAAAATTATTGATACCACAATTTTAAGCATTGTAAAAAGTGAGTGGATAGAAAATGTAAAAAATGATCTAAAAAAACAAACAGAAAAATTTGCCAACCACTAA
- the guaB gene encoding IMP dehydrogenase: MKAHDSKIIGEGLTYDDVLLVPNYSNVLPREVSIKSKFSRNITLNVPIVSAAMDTVTESSMAIAMAQEGGIGVLHKNMTIEQQAAKVRKVKRAESGMIIDPVTLLMTATVSDAKNAMREFGIGGIPIVDENKILMGIVTNRDLRFEKNGSRPIVEVMTSENLVTVAEGTSLEEAEVVLQGHKIEKLPVVNDKNELVGLITFRDITKLTQKPNANKDKFGRLRVAAALGVTADAVERATALVNAGVDAVIIDTAHGHTQGVVDVLKAVKAKFPKLDVIVGNIATPEAALFLVENGADGVKVGIGPGSICTTRVVAGVGFPQFSAVLEVAAAIKGTGVPVIADGGIRYTGDIPKAIAAGADSVMLGSLLAGTMESPGETIIFEGRKFKSYRGMGSVEAMQEGSKDRYFQDVEDDVKKLVPEGIVGRVPYKGELNESMQQFVGGLRAGMGYCGSKDIATLQDTGRFVRITASGINESHPHDVTITKEAPNYSR, translated from the coding sequence ATGAAAGCACACGACTCTAAGATTATCGGCGAAGGTTTAACTTACGATGATGTATTATTAGTTCCAAATTACTCAAATGTTCTTCCTCGCGAAGTGAGTATCAAATCCAAATTTTCCAGAAATATTACATTAAATGTTCCTATTGTATCTGCAGCTATGGATACTGTAACCGAAAGTTCTATGGCAATCGCTATGGCACAAGAAGGAGGAATAGGTGTTTTGCATAAAAACATGACTATCGAACAACAAGCAGCCAAAGTCCGTAAAGTAAAACGTGCAGAATCTGGTATGATTATCGATCCAGTTACTTTATTAATGACAGCTACAGTTTCGGATGCTAAAAATGCCATGAGAGAATTTGGTATTGGTGGTATTCCAATTGTAGACGAGAATAAAATTTTAATGGGAATTGTTACCAATAGAGATTTACGTTTTGAAAAAAATGGATCGAGACCTATTGTGGAGGTAATGACTAGTGAAAACCTAGTAACTGTTGCCGAAGGAACTTCATTAGAAGAAGCTGAGGTAGTATTGCAAGGTCATAAAATTGAAAAATTACCTGTAGTAAATGATAAAAATGAATTGGTAGGTTTAATCACTTTTAGAGATATTACCAAATTAACTCAAAAACCAAATGCCAATAAAGATAAATTTGGTCGTTTGAGAGTAGCAGCTGCTTTAGGTGTTACTGCTGATGCTGTTGAAAGAGCAACTGCTCTAGTAAACGCTGGTGTTGATGCTGTAATTATTGATACTGCTCATGGACATACACAAGGAGTGGTTGATGTATTGAAAGCGGTAAAAGCTAAATTTCCAAAACTAGATGTAATTGTTGGTAACATTGCCACTCCAGAAGCTGCTTTATTTTTAGTAGAAAATGGAGCTGATGGTGTGAAAGTAGGAATAGGACCTGGTTCTATTTGTACAACAAGAGTTGTAGCAGGGGTTGGGTTTCCTCAATTTTCTGCAGTTCTTGAAGTTGCCGCTGCTATAAAAGGGACAGGAGTTCCTGTAATTGCTGATGGTGGAATTCGTTATACAGGAGATATTCCTAAAGCGATTGCAGCTGGAGCTGATAGTGTAATGCTAGGTTCATTATTAGCAGGAACAATGGAATCTCCAGGAGAAACCATTATTTTTGAAGGAAGAAAATTTAAATCATATAGAGGAATGGGTTCTGTTGAAGCCATGCAGGAAGGATCGAAAGACCGTTACTTCCAAGATGTTGAAGATGATGTTAAAAAATTAGTTCCAGAAGGAATTGTAGGGCGTGTACCTTATAAAGGAGAGCTAAACGAAAGTATGCAACAATTCGTAGGTGGTCTTCGTGCTGGGATGGGATATTGTGGTTCTAAAGATATTGCTACTTTGCAAGATACAGGACGTTTTGTTCGTATTACTGCTAGTGGTATCAATGAAAGTCACCCACATGATGTAACAATTACTAAAGAAGCTCCGAATTATTCGAGATAA